From the genome of Maniola hyperantus chromosome 9, iAphHyp1.2, whole genome shotgun sequence:
CCTTAGGGGTATTCAGCCGGTGCATGTTGTTGATTAAGCTGGCAGTTGCCACTCTCTTATTTTGGCTATACAAAATAACACAGtccttattattaaatattacttggcCACCATAATTATTTGACTTACTGATAGTAAATTTGTAGCAGGTTCCGGCACATACAAGAcatctttaaataaaattttgtttccttcgcctTTGTCATTGCTAACCTCTAAGCATATTTCTCTTGAACTCATAACAGGTaagatttttctttcattttttcaGACTATTTAAGTTCAAATGACCCATCCGTTGGTGCCACAGGTAAGTATCTTGCTTGTCAACGTCAGACATGCATGCATAGCCCTTAGGGGTATTCAGCCGGTGCATGTTGTTGATTAAGCTGGCAGTTGCCACTTTCTTATTTTAGTTATTCAAAATAACAcacagaaataataaaatagcaaaTTACAAAATGTTACTTGGCCACATGAGTCATTAAATGGTGCCACAGGTAAGTATCTTGCTTGTCAACGTCAGACATGCATGCATAGCCCTTAGGGGTATTCAGCCGGTGCATGTTGTTGATTAAGCTGGCCGTTGCCACTCTCTTATTTTAGTTATTCAAAATAACACtcggaaataataaaatagcaaaTTATAAAATGTTACTTGGCCACCATTGTGATTTGACTTACTGATAGTAAATTTGTACGAAATTTCGGCACATAAAAGACATCTAAGACTAAAATTTTGTCATTGCTAACCTCTAAGCACCTCTGACATCTTACAAATGTTTAGACTTTACGGAGTCTGCCGATATTTGCATACCTGAGCTCTCATTTGCTATCATCATAGGCTTATAGTATTCAGGCAGACCGGAGAGTAGCGATGTTCCCAACCACTCATTATCCACTTTTAAGCCTATATTTCTTAGCTTATGAGCTGTCGTGATGATCTTGCTTACGTATTCCTTTACGTTTTGGCATCGGTCAAGTGTCGTAGTGCACAAGTCACGCAGCAGACCTACTCGGCGTGTCAGCCCGGAGTCGTCAATGGCACGTGATAATTTATCCCAGACCTCTTTGGCTGTCTTCGCTTCTTGAATGTGTACGTTATCAATTGTATCAACCAATGTGAGTGGATTAGCCGAAGACATTTTTGTGAAAACTTATAATAAAAGTTGTGGGGGCGTGGCACACGTTGACGCGAGGTTATGTTCCCGACAATGTTCACTTTGATTCTACTATCCAGGGCTTTCCGGGCCCTTAACCTAATGATtttatgtgtaaataaaatagaattgtgcactaataacttttaattaatttaaataattattacaacttaACAACTTGTATATGCCAACGTAAGCGTCCAGAGATCACTCTTGAAAGAATAGAAGGCATTGAGCCATAGACACAGTGCTATGTAATGAGTACGGGTAACATTAATAATAGGCTTCAAATTTTACATCTAACaaatttgcttcctcgtttttGATTCGCAGTTCGCACCGCTATTAGGTATATGGAATGGAATGGCCCTTTCGGCATCCCTCcacttaaattcaaataaagATTGAAATtcatatttagattagtattaCGTATCTGTAATCTATCGATAAGCTACTTAGCAACGTGTTATTTGACAAAAAGACAATtgcaatgaggaagtttcagggcgaacgttccataaaattttcatagatggcgctgtgtactgcacccactaaaacgaaaaataatacctatatctatatgatttagccaGAATGTCAGCATTTTCGTTGCCAATTATTTCAGTATGCTCTGGTACCTAGCGTATAACTACCTGGTATTGGGCCAGGGTGTCTCTGTAGTTTTCAACCAGTCTTGAGTTAACAACCTCAGAGGacagagctgaaagagctgcctgtatgtttttttgacgttgttgttttgtaggatgttttacgtacaaattattacagcgtataccttcgctcggaaattatttttcgtttttagtgggtgcagtaaacagcgccgtctatgaaaattttatgaaaCGTTCGCCATGAAACTTCCTCATTTTGACAAATTACATTGCTAACACAGAAGATCTATGGTTGCTAAGTAACTTGTcgatagattacagataggaaTCATTAATTTTGGCTGTAAGCAAGCGAGCTCCATGttaggctgtatcatcacttaaagcctgaccaggaatataaaaaacttgctctgggggcgccactgtATATGGTCATTTTTTACCTGTAAGTATGATTGCAGTTAAGTGCCAGTCTATATAAAAATaccatattttttataataatttgtaacatCGTTTTTTGGTCAAAACCGAATACGGAAGGGTGATAtgtaaaaaaaacgggccgaattgagaaccacctcctttttggaagtcggttaaaaatggtaaATGCGAAAGAGATAAGGCAAAAACCTATAAGTAAAACAAAAGTTAGGGTTATTCAACGATATATTGATACATTGTATTGTTCACATCGAATTGGATATGACATCAAGTGCGCGATCCTCGCATAACTACACTTACaattaacattaataataattaatttattaataatacaaaatcattacaataataattaatcaaaaaatAAGTAGAAAATAAATGCGGCGACACTGAAGCGTTCAGCTCCTTTTTAATTTCATCTGTGATTTTGACGCCAATTCTGACAACACTGGTATCAAATTTTCTTCAGCATGGTACGAAATTGTAGAAACtgtcaatataaaaaataccttCGGTACTTATACTTAAAGATAAATGCTAATAAGCCTgtcaagataataaaataagattatattaattaattatttaaaatgccTTAAAATATATACCAGTGTTGCCATCCCTTTATTTAAAggtcaatatttttaaacattttaacaACCTGGAATAAATAGGCACAAAAATCAGATCAAATGAAATAAACGAAgattcaaaatattaaaaagagatTTAAAGGCGGATAAAACTAGGATAAGTGTTTAATTTTTTGGTAATCTTTTTTTGAGTCTGACTCCTATAAAATTGGCTCAACGGACAAGGTCCCATTTAACtcaaaacaatataattattttatacttctAGTCATTAAAACCCGGCAAGACATATagagattcaatttttttataaattacctaATGCATTTTggcatttaatttttaattttaaagcacCAATTTTGGCTtcgctttttttaaaataaatgtcaaaattaTACAATTGTAAGTCAAATGATAAAATCCCCTGCtgctattttcatttttatagacaagttttttatttaatgctTATTATTTAAAGATACTTAGCAAAAGCTTAGCAACAAATAATGACGTAGGAGTTAGGACGCATGGCATAATTCGACAGCGCATATCAAGTAGATTGCACTGGTTAAGCAATGTTGACTTAAGTCGGTGACTCGATGAGTGACCGACTTTGCATTTCCTAGTTTGCCCTTTTCATTTTCTCCGTGCAGTGGAGGGCACTTTAAACCGTCGGTCCCGATTATTATCACCAACATCtgataacaatagttaaaactagaAAAGTCGAAATTCGGTAGGTACTTTTAGTAGGCATAAGGAAGACGAGTTTTAGGAATTGTGCCACATATAACCAGTTTACCTAAAGGTAGGTTGTTCTGGCGCTTCCCTAACTTGGGTATATAAGCTaatgcctcaagcagaagaagcccCGGAAAAAATAGTATCATGTGTGGTACCTCCAAAAAAGTCTGAGCTCAGCATGCTATATGCCCTTACACAAACACTAGAGCAAACAGCGCTTTAGTAATGTGCTTAAAGTTTAGTAGTAGTCTAATGCAGAAAGATCTGGGAAGCCACCGGATTATTATTCTAAGAAAACCTCTACCATTAAGAGATTAATCGGAGGGGCCCACGACTCTCAGGAATGAGAAAAGCTACGATGGTATGAAAATAAcgtataaaaatcaaaatggctttCTGAACAAAATCTGacgcgattttttttaaaacacctgcataacaaatttttttaacttgtcaGTTATCTgtatatctttatttttttctaacaGCAGAGGCATTAGACAGATTATAAATTAAACAGAGTAATAAAACTCAGCTGTGCCGAGGAGAGAATAAAgattaaatagaaaaaataatactATCTATTTCCATTgacgtaaaataaaaacaaaaattcacGATCTCACAGTATTATCTTCAGGGGGCACGGTAGTGCTCCCGCCAAGACGTAAATTTTTTACTCAAGGTCTTCCTAAACGATtaaacagatttggatgaaacTTCGACGAAACATAGATAAAAATCTTGGAGACGACAAAGAcgtattataaatttataataagaaatgcagaatattttgtttattttacgtCAATGATTAACCCTCATTCAATGAGATCGTCTAAATAGATCAGTCTATTCAAAAAGTTCAGTTTGTGATAAATGTTAGtgatttttttcagaaaaatacACTAATCTTTGTCGAAAGCAAAACCATACGAACAGATTATTGGTGCGGCTACACTATCAGGATTCGTCAAAAGATACGAGTTCGGGCTTTTACGATAATTCAACATTCGGCAAATCAACTGGGCACACTATTCGATATACGGCGAATGTTTTGTGTTTGgcgaatttttaaataagtttggcAAATCATTCGACCGGCAGACTTGACACTCTGTGACAGGTTTCCCTGTGGTGTATCCATAAGATATATACCGAAAAACAATGAGTGTGggatttttacataaaaaacctatattataTTAGCGCCAACTATTCGGGTTAGCGAGAATGTGTGGAAGATTCGCGATATCATGGATCAAACTGCGCGAAAAAGTCGCAattaaagtaattttataaaaaaaattagtcttTCCATTAAAAAATCCTCACTAAAAAAGACTAAGttctgaaaaatactttttccTCAAATCACTAACAAATAtccataaactattacaaaaaaaccaTCACAGTTTAGTGCGCACACGCACACTGGTAacagattacaataataaattctattaataataatagtgataaaaaacctaaatttaaattataaccGCTTATAGGGTAAACTATATTAATAGTCAATGGCATTAAAATCACAGACGAGTATAAAAACGACCAAACTATCATACAAATCACATttccaataaaattataacagtTAAAAATCACAGGTGTAAAGgttacacttaaaactataCGGAATAGATTTAATAGTGCGCTAAAATCGCTCACGACTTCGCGATCACAAATCGGGGGACATTTTAGCGCTCCGCTATCTAAGTCGCTTGTACACATTCGACCACCATCTATGGCATCGCCCACGCTCGAAAAATTTGTTCCTAGAAATTCCCTATCAAATTGAACACATTTTTTCATCCCTATATTGTTACACCAATGTGATGCCATAGTGTCGCTAGTGTCAATAAtactgagctgccttaaagaGAGTCTAAACTTAACGATAAATACgcgaatcaaataaaataactgaCTATGAACACACCTATGTCGAGGAGAGTCTGTAAACTCATTCAAAAAATCAGTACTGGAAAAAGCGGTTAAAAAAATCGCCGCGTAAAAAAAGTGCGAATCACGCGCGGTAACTACACTAACACTAACACGAATCGATGCGCGCCCGCCTTCAGTTAAGACGCGAAAACCGCAACACACGCGCGAAATTTGCGCTTTACTACCTGAGACCACCATGCCTCGTATGACCCACGTCAATGGCCGAACCATTTTGCCATCCCTACTATTCAAATTGTTTAGAACGCGAGTTGGGTATTCGCGCGAATTTGTTCCTATCTCTACTTTTAAGTATTGACGCGTATACGCGAAAATTACGTaaatcttactaatataatCACGCCAAGTTAACACTTTGGCGTAGTAATTAACTAAGTATTTATGCGAATTTGACAGTGTTGCACGTGTCATACACAAATATTCGCACATGCATGTCACTAAAACCTGTATTCTATTTAAATATTCTGGCGAATACTTCACTTTCGGTGTGTGTACAAACATTTCTTTTGCTCGTTTACTGGCTAGGTATTCATGCACATACGTCAGATTTATTGGTGTTGCTGAATAAATTCGCATATAAGTGACATTTTTAAGTATCCTACTCGAGTTTTCGCACGTAAGTCTAACATCTACACATTTAACGTCTAGGTATTGACGCGCATGCGGGTATTTGCGCGCGTGTGCCGGGTTACCGCGCGCAGGAGGGCGCGCAAGGGAGGGGACGAGTAAAGTTAGAAGGGAAATATGTGCGGGACGCGGGTCCGCTTTTCCACCGTACTGACGTGGTTTTAATGGTTAAGGGCAATGCTGTTTCTTCGGCTTTTTTAAATGTTCCTCGTCGATTCCGGACTTCGGCACCTAAGGAAGGAATTTGAACATTGTACTTAGACATACACTCCATGCGCGTTTAGTCAGACAAACTTATTACgccgataataattaattccattttttattgttatattcTAAAACTATGTCagatatctatatattttttcattatctATGCCCAACAACAAGCATCATTTTCTAATATCTTTGgtgtttaaaaatatacattatttttgcaaaattatatCGTAACCTAATACAACAttgtgaggtaacctgcatgtctgagagttcccaaaaatgttttaaaggtgtgtgaagtttgccaatgcgcacttggccagcgtggtagactcttTTATATTCatgatagactatggtcaaaacccttcttattttgagaggagacccgtcttCTGTAGTGATCtggattatgatgatgattatttaagTCTCACCTCAGTATAACGCTCCCCCTTGAGCGAGACGATCTTGTTGTCCCGGTAGCGCACCAGCTTCTTGGGCTCGATCTTGGGCGCCAGCGGCTTGTGCTCCTTCGTATCCGAATTCTTGTCCACGTACGAGTATCTGgaaattcagtcagtcagtttacaACACTGATGCAACAACACCTGTCTGTCTCCTCCTTTCAGATATATGTTGGTAAACGTGGAACTTCACaaccttattttatttattttaaattaattatttatttagtgacACAACACTACAAATTTAGTTAGCGTGATTGAACTTTgtgcagcgccatctagtttgtcAGTAAGAACTTAGGTGAAACTGGAAGCCATGCCCCTCTTTGTAGATAAATTTTTCGTTTTAATAGCGCCAACTAGTGCACGTatatcttatatttttttacctttatATCTATTTATGTGCCGTGTAACTTACCGTGCAATAATACGGCTCTTCAGCTCCTGGTCGTCACAAGAGGGCTGCTTGGCGGCGGCGTGTAAGGCAGCCGCGGAAAGCGCTTGTCCGTGCTCGCGTCGATGCAGCAATGTGGCGGCCGCGCGCTCCGCGTCGCCGCAAGCGATGGACACGCAGTGCTTTATCTGGAAACATTACAAGTTAAACTTTTTTAGACTTGATGCGTTGGATTAGGTGGACcctcaaagtttggaacatcggcgcaaagttgtctgtctatcggtatgCTACAAGATTCTTTCGGATAGTGTGCCAAAGAAGTTTTCTATCTAAGTTCGCCGAGTCGGAGTGCAAGCTAAAAACTATTGACAGTTTCCCTGTCAGACACCGCATAATAAACGACGCACCTCCATGGCGCAAGTGTTCGGGAACATCTCGTGCAGAGCGCGACACTGCTCAGCATATTCTTCCCCATCCAGCAGGGAACGACGCTCCGTAGACTCCGAGCTTTCCGAGTTCTCCGAGTTGGAGTGCGAGCTAGAAACGGACAGAAATCCATCTATTTAActtatattttatgtttcatATTTATCTTGACGTTTTATTTTGTCATAGCCGCCATATTGGATTTGTCACGACatcataatatgtacatatgcGTGGCCTATGAGTTGACGCACGGAGCTCAAGACGAAGCCTAAATACTCCTCTTTAAATAGAAACAGACAAAAGTCTTCTTTAAGGTACACCTTTACAggcaattgaaattccgcaaTTCCAGAAACTTTACTCAATTATGACGTTACGACTATTGAAGCAATTTACTGTAATACACAGCAATACCtaaaaatttcagcaatgttatgcgAAATAACTGTTCCAGATTGCTCCACTCCAGATCCAGATCCAGCTTCAGAGTCCAGATCGATCCATACGTGTTGTCGAGCAACAATTGCTTAAGGAATCGCCCCATTATAGACTTCAATAGTAACATGGAAAGTAGATCTGATAacatgtcgctactagatgtcACTATCAGTCGCTTAGATCgttaaaaatacatattgaAAATTTCGGCTTCGGCAGTGAAGGGGCCATGGTCTTAACTTGAATAAAAGCACTCCACAGCCGCGATAGCGATAGCCAGAAGGATGCAGGTTCGATCCCTGCCGGTTATCCGAGCTAGATTAACAACTGTAGTCCAATCTGGGTGGCGGAATTAGAATGATGTACTACTATAGTCCGATTCAGTTGTCCTTGTAATATCATTTCCCGTTTGTCAGGAAGGCCCACTCAGTAATGTAAATAACTTCTATAGTAGGATTAAGGTTCTAGGTTAATAAACTGTTTTTATACTTTTCGCACAATTCATGTTTCTTTTAAGAAACCCCGATTAGCTATGAAGTTAGGCAGGAATCCCTAATTCTTATGTACATAGTAAGGGTGTTGCAGGCACAACCTCCTTGCTACGTTACaaattactttcggctgcgtactgtatattGCATTTGCGTTGCGTTGTGTGTTCTGGGCCTAAATGATTTGAATGTCTCACCGGTTGTTCTTGGTAACGGATTGGATTGGCAACATCTCACTGAGGCTCTGCAGAGTGAGGCTGATCTTGTCACTACCTGCAGAGTCGTCTgaaacaatacaataatattcaTTTCAAGAGCATATCGTTTTCCTCATGATTTTCTCTCactattaaaaatgtttttttctttcactATTACATATGTTTATCTCTTTCActattaaatatgttttttttccaCTATTACATATGTTTTTCTCTTTCACTATTAcatatgttaaattttttttccttcactattaataataataactttttatttCCATCTTCCATTTAACAAACTTCATATGGTTAGTTATTTGTTAGTTGTTTTAGTAAATAGATTAAAAGTTAGTGTTAGTTCTGGGCTCCCGACTAGAAGGCTGGCGTCTTAACCATTAGACTATCATCGTAATCACAATAAATAGAGGTGGTAACTGAGGATGTTAGCCTGTATTATTACTTACCACTAGGCGAAATTGTCAAGTGCTAACTTACCGTCAAATAAGGAAAAAACAACTTGCCCTAGTTCCCACTGCAAGTGTGCCCTGACAAACCTGAGTGATTGACTTACCATGATTAGACATAGTATCAGACACATCTCTCCGTGACAGCTCTGCTTCTAGTTCCAGTACCCAGGAGCAAACCAGCCCAGGGTCGATGCTCGCAAACTTGGGGATGTAAGCTGCCATCATTTCTATGAAACCTGCAACAATTCGTCGAAGTGAGATTGAATATTTTCTGGCCCTCTGAAGAGTATCCTGTTGTGGACAAAAGGTCCAATGCCAGATATCAAGGACAGCTTATTCATGTCTATTGTAAAGACACAAAGCTATttctaatcactacccatattataaatgtgaaagtgtgtttgtttgttggtttgtccttcaatcacgtcgcaacggagcatcaGATTGaagtcattttttgcatgggtatagtcaaagacctggagagtgacataggctactttttatcctggaaaatacgggatttttaagaacctaaaccCACACAAACCAAGATGCAGTcatcagctagtctactatAATCATAACTACATCTAACtacatacttaattacttaccaTTACAAAATATTCTAATTGGAAAATAATAGAAAGTCAACTTAGATATATGAAAGTAGGGTCATTTGGGACAGCAAACGCAGAGAAATTGGTAGATGATACATAGAGTCTATACTAAAAGGAGCCCTGTTAGTCTACAAATATAACTCTTATTTCATGGCAATTTACTGCATAGTGTAGTAATCTAACTATATGGATTTTTACATACCCTGTAAATGTTATAAGTTACCTGAATTCAATACTAAAATCTTAAAGCAAAGcttattttaatagaaaaaataaaactaataatcTACTTTAAATATTAATGAGCTGCTCCATTCcatattttgattaagtataaGTGACAGTCTGAGCTACATTGATACCTGATTTGGTAGATAAATATCCTACCAACTCAGCTCGGGACCTACTTGGAAAATTAATCCAAAAGCAAAAACGATGTATAGGTATTTTACTACAGATACTGATTTCTGACATTCTACCATGAATATTGAGGGAATACGATAAAATCTAGATATGTCTTGAATCTGATTCTAAATCTTACCTTCTACATCGAAGCAAGGGTCCTGGGAAGCCTCCTCTAGGATGGAAATTACATACGCGAGTACAATGTCGTCTATAGCGCTCACGTCTGCAGAAGGGATGTTTTTCTTAATAAACTGAAATAAACTCTCCTTAACATGGCACTCTTGCTGCGCTATGGCACTCATTTTACCTAAAAATCACCAACTTTCTTAGTAAAACCTAGAAAATACTTCTCAAAATTCTCaatttttttctctccgttaCGGGTCGATAAACAAAGCAAAATGTACACTTAAAGCACTTTGAAAGCAAGATTTACTAAGTTTTTAATACCTTTAACTTATAACGAATATTGGAACGTaggtttattaataaattaattgattttCAGTAGAAAAACTCAATAGCGAGAAAAGCGACGGAAAATCAATACAaatgatagtttttttataaacaacttattgttattttgttttgtaatatggCAACTTATCTGCTCTTGTCAAATATtttcatacctacctaacttgtTTTTAGTGTGTGTATTTATTGTGCTTGACGATAACTAGTCAATTAATTAATTGGGTTAAAATTATTGGAATACCTATCTTTTGCATTTCCAAATTATTTTCGCAGTttgcaataattttaaaagtagaACTTAGAAGTTATGACCACATGACAAACATGAAATGAGACACGCCGCAAGCGTGCGCTTGAAAATTTGCGTGAAATGGAGTATGGATGGAAGCCATTTTGGCGCCAATTTCAAACACAGTACAGTCGCGTACCAAAGACATACTTAAAATACTTTCGTAATTATTTTTCCGTTTATTATTCTTCCTTATTCGATTTCaattaattaacataataaaattatattataactagggCTCTAAGGCATTATAACATTTTGTGACTTTATGAATTTAGGAATGAAATGgcattatgtaaaaaaataagcaCCTAATCGAGAACTTTCTATTCTATTTGAGGTGactaaaatataattgaaaacCTAAAAGTATCTAACTACCTATAAAATAgagtaaaatatacctacctacttaatataatttgcgtcataaatttaattttttaaatacagattTTAAAGTGCTGCAGTGCACTTTAACAATGAACGATTTTCTTTGAAGCTATTTCTGATGATTCGGAAAAAAGATGATAATTTTAGATAAAGATATTTCTGatggaaattaaataaaacgtaCATCATGggttttctatttatatattttcagttaaaatttaaaatataacgaacaatatttatattttatactcttacatattttatct
Proteins encoded in this window:
- the LOC117985423 gene encoding CUE domain-containing protein 2, translating into MSAIAQQECHVKESLFQFIKKNIPSADVSAIDDIVLAYVISILEEASQDPCFDVEGFIEMMAAYIPKFASIDPGLVCSWVLELEAELSRRDVSDTMSNHDDSAGSDKISLTLQSLSEMLPIQSVTKNNRSHSNSENSESSESTERRSLLDGEEYAEQCRALHEMFPNTCAMEIKHCVSIACGDAERAAATLLHRREHGQALSAAALHAAAKQPSCDDQELKSRIIARYSYVDKNSDTKEHKPLAPKIEPKKLVRYRDNKIVSLKGERYTEVPKSGIDEEHLKKPKKQHCP